The Zerene cesonia ecotype Mississippi chromosome 23, Zerene_cesonia_1.1, whole genome shotgun sequence DNA segment GGGTCCGCCTGCGCGGCCAGCAGCTGCTCGCGGTTCCACACGTAGCGCTGGCTCGCGTTGCGCGCGCGCTTGTCTTGTTGCCACTCCTCGATGAGGTTACGAGCGTCCGCTCTCAAGCCCGGCCTTCCCTCCTCGTCAATCATGCTCTGCGGTATGAACTCTCGTCTCCCCCCGCCTAATATGACCTGGTATGTAAAATGTCTATTTAACAAAGTTATACACATttcgaaatttttaataaggctaaatttaaatcaatttgttcatttaagtaatacaaacttatttacataagtaaattatgtgtattgaattatttgaattgtttCTCACATACTTATGTATGAactaaataatcttatataataagaatatgcAGCTGTAGTTTAGTTTTTGATGAAACGATATGTTTGATGTATAATTTAGAGTGTTATCTAAAGAGAATGTTTTTTCTGTTAAGTATGAATACAATTAAgtctgatataaatatatcagagACTGAAATGGACGTATGAACCTTAAGCTGACTTCCAGGTTTTTCATGCACCAACTGCTGAGCAATGTCGGGGCACCGAGCGGGGTCGTGACCCGCTCTGCGAACTGCATCATCATTTTCCCAGTCGCGTTCTGCCACTTTAGCGTAAACGCCAGCGGGAGATGCATGAGTCACTCGCGTGGTTGTAACAATACctattataacaacaaaaaacgaaaattgAAACCTAAAAAGCCCATTTTGAAggctattaatattttaaactaatttttagTGCTTTAACGAAACTATTAAGGCTATTTCTCATGAAAGCCAAATACCGACGATTgactatttatattcattacgtCATTATTCACTTAACACTTCacacaatattgtaaaatcCAACTCGTCATACGAGCATTTCAAACAATGCTTAAATCGTTTAGGCGCTCAGTGGCTgcgatgtaataaaaaaaaaatatataaaaaattaaagtaataatagttaaaaatatgttcgaataataaaataagacacatttatattcagtgaaataataagatttgtATGCGTAATGGCGTACACACTCACCTGCGTCGCGGCCGTCGGCCAGCGCCCAGGCGGCGATGGAGTCGAGGCGCGCGTCGGGGCGCAGCGAGGCGGCGCAGTCGCCCAGCTCCACCGCCGCGGTCACTCCGAGCGTCGCTTCGTTCGCCTTAACGCCGCACAGGTATGCTGTAGCTGAACACGCCGAATCGGCGATTTGCTGGTCTACGCAATAGGTCTGGGGGCGAAGGTGACTATTTTAGTGAAATGTCACACCTATGAGTGACTATTGCCATCAATCCAATCGATGTAATGTTTTTGAGAAAATCTGTATTCTAAAATAACTTCAAAGACTGAATCACTGATATTGGATCAATTCTAAATGTTGCCAAcgaaataatagtttaaacaaGATAAACTTATACTTAAAATGAAGAAGAAGGGGGCCGGAAGGTAGgataaatgacaaataaaataaatataaacctaattttaatttttagttttatagcattgaaatgctttataaatgagaaattttgaaagaatagaaaaattttgatcacgaggcaggattcgaacctgcgtatcttgcctaaccgtagcgaaagagtagaagaaattcgattactgtggcaggatcacgggtggccgagaggctaggcgttgctacggttaggcaagatacgcaggttcgaatcctgcctcgtgatcaaaatttttctattctttcaaaatttctcaaatataaACCTACTCAAAAATTTTACGTTTGTTTCGCAAAGACaaatgaaaaagtaaaatatcgAAAGCCGAAATACGacatgtgatatttatttttatggtaagTACTTAGAAAGATGACAGGagaattttttcaattgaCGACTATCAAATATCTTAAACTGGTTGCAAAAACTACTTGTCGAGACACAAAAactacatagcataaaaattaataaagcttCTTCCTAAAACTCactaattcaatatttaatcgCACATCAGTAGAATGATGGTCATTGTGAGACTATCGCGATAAAAGTCGCATAACGAGTAGATTACCAGAGAGAGGAGAGATCGTTGTTACACGACTCAAGAGAAGAATAGCAAAGTATGCCACGGCAAAGTGGCGATTCGGTTGTTTCAATGGAAAGCCATTTATCACAAATATAGACCACCAAATAGACAAATTGATACGAATAACTTGATTGAGGCGCAATGGAAGCAGTTTAAATCAGTAGACTCGGGGCcctgaatgaaaaataaattattaaaataaatttttccaaTATTTCTATGACAAGtatcaacaataaaaataaattcagctttatacataatttctaCTCTTTTAATCCATAACGATACTTCTTATATGTTCCGTTGCTATTAGATTGAGACACGCATGAAAGTTCCGACCGGTGCTAATGTTCACGCACACACTTAGTATGATCTATTCTCAATTAAATTTGCAAAAGTACTACAGGTTTTACCTTACTGAGCCCGGCGGTGGGGAACTTCTCGAAGGACAATTTAGCCTCCTCTCCGGGTCTGTTATTGCGCTGACCTAGCAG contains these protein-coding regions:
- the LOC119836177 gene encoding membrane-bound alkaline phosphatase-like, whose amino-acid sequence is MFLGDGMSVPTLAAARTLLGQRNNRPGEEAKLSFEKFPTAGLSKTYCVDQQIADSACSATAYLCGVKANEATLGVTAAVELGDCAASLRPDARLDSIAAWALADGRDAGIVTTTRVTHASPAGVYAKVAERDWENDDAVRRAGHDPARCPDIAQQLVHEKPGSQLKVILGGGRREFIPQSMIDEEGRPGLRADARNLIEEWQQDKRARNASQRYVWNREQLLAAQADPPEYLLGLFENSHMQYHLEADPTTEPTLAEMTETAIRMLSRNERGFFLFVESGRIDHGHHDNYAELALDETIELSEAVARAAAQFLPVTTCLEAVSKEKKLYPF